A window of the Chlorocebus sabaeus isolate Y175 chromosome 8, mChlSab1.0.hap1, whole genome shotgun sequence genome harbors these coding sequences:
- the CCNE2 gene encoding G1/S-specific cyclin-E2 isoform X4: protein MSRRSSRLQAKQQPQPSQTESPQEVQIIQAKKRKTTQDVKKRREEVTKKHQYEIRRSAGRRLSLGGFYVPESYYSCRNCWPPVLSGGISPCIIIETPHKEIGTSDFSRFTNYRFKNLFINPSPLPDLSWGCSKEVWLNMLKKESRYVHEKHFEVLHSDLEPQMRSILLDWLLEVCEVYTLHRETFYLAQDFFDRFMLTQKDINKNMLQLIGITSLFIASKLEEIYAPKLQEFAYVTDGACSEEDILRMELIILKALKWELCPVTIISWLNLFLQVDALKDAPKVLLPQYSQETFIQIAQLLDLCILAIDSLEFQYRILTAAALCHFTSIEVVKKASGRSKLHKHLQKRGTVVTSVQWRHHDTTEEHRKTTRKTLKITKQTSWNSPSIG, encoded by the exons ATGTCAAGACGAAG TAGCCGTTTACAAGCTAAgcagcagccccagcccagccagaCGGAATCACCCCAAGAAGTCCAGATAATCCAGGCCAAGAAGAGGAAGACAACCCAG GatgtcaaaaaaagaagagaggaggtCACCAAGAAACATCAGTATGAAATTAGG AGGTCAGCAGGAAGGCGCTTATCTTTGGGTGGTTTCTATGTGCCCGAATCCTACTACAGCTGCAGA aATTGTTGGCCACCTGTATTATCTGGGGGGATCAGTCCTTGCATTATCATTGAAACACCTCACAAAGAAATAGGAACAAGTGATTTCTCCAGATTTAcaaattacagatttaaaaatctttttattaatcCTTCACCTTTGCCTGATTTAAG CTGGGGATGTTCAAAAGAAGTCTGGCTAAACATGTTAAAAAAGGAGAGCAGATATGTTcatgaaaaacattttgaagTTCTGCATTCTGACTTGGAACCACAGATGAGGTCCATACTTCTAGACTGGCTTTTAGAG GTATGTGAAGTATACACACTTCATAGGGAAACATTTTATCTTGCACAAGACTTTTTTGATAGATTTATGTTGACACAAaaggatataaataaaaatatgcttcaACTCATTGGAATTACCTCATTATTCATTGCTTCCAAACTTGAG GAAATCTACGCTCCTAAACTCCAAGAGTTTGCTTACGTCACTGATGGTGCTTGCAGTGAAGAGGATATCTTAAGGATGGAACTCATTATATTAAAg GCTTTAAAATGGGAACTTTGTCCTGTAACAATCATCTCCTGGCTAAATCTCTTTCTCCAAGTTGATGCTCTTAAAGATGCTCCTAAAGTTCTTCTACCTCAGTATTCTCAGGAAACATTCATTCAAATAGCTCAG CTTTTAGATCTGTGTATTCTAGCCATTGATTCATTAGAGTTCCAGTACAGAATACTGACTGCTGCTGCCTTGTGCCATTTTACCTCCATTGAAGTGGTTAAGAAAGCCTCAG GAAGAAGTAAATTACATAAACACCTTCAGAAAAGGGGGACAGTTGTCACCAGTGTGCAATGGAGGCATCATGACACCACCGAAGAGCACCGAAAAACCACCAGGAAAACACTAAAGATAACTAAGCAAACAAGTTGGAATTCACCAAGTATTGGGTAG
- the CCNE2 gene encoding G1/S-specific cyclin-E2 isoform X3 translates to MSRRSSRLQAKQQPQPSQTESPQEVQIIQAKKRKTTQDVKKRREEVTKKHQYEIRNCWPPVLSGGISPCIIIETPHKEIGTSDFSRFTNYRFKNLFINPSPLPDLSWGCSKEVWLNMLKKESRYVHEKHFEVLHSDLEPQMRSILLDWLLEVCEVYTLHRETFYLAQDFFDRFMLTQKDINKNMLQLIGITSLFIASKLEEIYAPKLQEFAYVTDGACSEEDILRMELIILKALKWELCPVTIISWLNLFLQVDALKDAPKVLLPQYSQETFIQIAQLLDLCILAIDSLEFQYRILTAAALCHFTSIEVVKKASGLEWDSISECVDWMVPFVNVVKSTSSVKLKTFKKIPMEDRHNIQTHTNYLAMLEEVNYINTFRKGGQLSPVCNGGIMTPPKSTEKPPGKH, encoded by the exons ATGTCAAGACGAAG TAGCCGTTTACAAGCTAAgcagcagccccagcccagccagaCGGAATCACCCCAAGAAGTCCAGATAATCCAGGCCAAGAAGAGGAAGACAACCCAG GatgtcaaaaaaagaagagaggaggtCACCAAGAAACATCAGTATGAAATTAGG aATTGTTGGCCACCTGTATTATCTGGGGGGATCAGTCCTTGCATTATCATTGAAACACCTCACAAAGAAATAGGAACAAGTGATTTCTCCAGATTTAcaaattacagatttaaaaatctttttattaatcCTTCACCTTTGCCTGATTTAAG CTGGGGATGTTCAAAAGAAGTCTGGCTAAACATGTTAAAAAAGGAGAGCAGATATGTTcatgaaaaacattttgaagTTCTGCATTCTGACTTGGAACCACAGATGAGGTCCATACTTCTAGACTGGCTTTTAGAG GTATGTGAAGTATACACACTTCATAGGGAAACATTTTATCTTGCACAAGACTTTTTTGATAGATTTATGTTGACACAAaaggatataaataaaaatatgcttcaACTCATTGGAATTACCTCATTATTCATTGCTTCCAAACTTGAG GAAATCTACGCTCCTAAACTCCAAGAGTTTGCTTACGTCACTGATGGTGCTTGCAGTGAAGAGGATATCTTAAGGATGGAACTCATTATATTAAAg GCTTTAAAATGGGAACTTTGTCCTGTAACAATCATCTCCTGGCTAAATCTCTTTCTCCAAGTTGATGCTCTTAAAGATGCTCCTAAAGTTCTTCTACCTCAGTATTCTCAGGAAACATTCATTCAAATAGCTCAG CTTTTAGATCTGTGTATTCTAGCCATTGATTCATTAGAGTTCCAGTACAGAATACTGACTGCTGCTGCCTTGTGCCATTTTACCTCCATTGAAGTGGTTAAGAAAGCCTCAG GTTTGGAGTGGGACAGTATTTCAGAATGTGTAGATTGGATGGTACCTTTTGTCAATGTAGTAAAAAGTACTAGTTCAGTGAAGCTGAAGACTTTTAAGAAGATTCCTATGGAAGACAGACATAATATCCAGACACATACAAATTATTTGGCTATGCTG GAAGAAGTAAATTACATAAACACCTTCAGAAAAGGGGGACAGTTGTCACCAGTGTGCAATGGAGGCATCATGACACCACCGAAGAGCACCGAAAAACCACCAGGAAAACACTAA
- the CCNE2 gene encoding G1/S-specific cyclin-E2 isoform X1, which produces MSRRSSRLQAKQQPQPSQTESPQEVQIIQAKKRKTTQDVKKRREEVTKKHQYEIRRSAGRRLSLGGFYVPESYYSCRNCWPPVLSGGISPCIIIETPHKEIGTSDFSRFTNYRFKNLFINPSPLPDLSWGCSKEVWLNMLKKESRYVHEKHFEVLHSDLEPQMRSILLDWLLEVCEVYTLHRETFYLAQDFFDRFMLTQKDINKNMLQLIGITSLFIASKLEEIYAPKLQEFAYVTDGACSEEDILRMELIILKALKWELCPVTIISWLNLFLQVDALKDAPKVLLPQYSQETFIQIAQLLDLCILAIDSLEFQYRILTAAALCHFTSIEVVKKASGLEWDSISECVDWMVPFVNVVKSTSSVKLKTFKKIPMEDRHNIQTHTNYLAMLEEVNYINTFRKGGQLSPVCNGGIMTPPKSTEKPPGKH; this is translated from the exons ATGTCAAGACGAAG TAGCCGTTTACAAGCTAAgcagcagccccagcccagccagaCGGAATCACCCCAAGAAGTCCAGATAATCCAGGCCAAGAAGAGGAAGACAACCCAG GatgtcaaaaaaagaagagaggaggtCACCAAGAAACATCAGTATGAAATTAGG AGGTCAGCAGGAAGGCGCTTATCTTTGGGTGGTTTCTATGTGCCCGAATCCTACTACAGCTGCAGA aATTGTTGGCCACCTGTATTATCTGGGGGGATCAGTCCTTGCATTATCATTGAAACACCTCACAAAGAAATAGGAACAAGTGATTTCTCCAGATTTAcaaattacagatttaaaaatctttttattaatcCTTCACCTTTGCCTGATTTAAG CTGGGGATGTTCAAAAGAAGTCTGGCTAAACATGTTAAAAAAGGAGAGCAGATATGTTcatgaaaaacattttgaagTTCTGCATTCTGACTTGGAACCACAGATGAGGTCCATACTTCTAGACTGGCTTTTAGAG GTATGTGAAGTATACACACTTCATAGGGAAACATTTTATCTTGCACAAGACTTTTTTGATAGATTTATGTTGACACAAaaggatataaataaaaatatgcttcaACTCATTGGAATTACCTCATTATTCATTGCTTCCAAACTTGAG GAAATCTACGCTCCTAAACTCCAAGAGTTTGCTTACGTCACTGATGGTGCTTGCAGTGAAGAGGATATCTTAAGGATGGAACTCATTATATTAAAg GCTTTAAAATGGGAACTTTGTCCTGTAACAATCATCTCCTGGCTAAATCTCTTTCTCCAAGTTGATGCTCTTAAAGATGCTCCTAAAGTTCTTCTACCTCAGTATTCTCAGGAAACATTCATTCAAATAGCTCAG CTTTTAGATCTGTGTATTCTAGCCATTGATTCATTAGAGTTCCAGTACAGAATACTGACTGCTGCTGCCTTGTGCCATTTTACCTCCATTGAAGTGGTTAAGAAAGCCTCAG GTTTGGAGTGGGACAGTATTTCAGAATGTGTAGATTGGATGGTACCTTTTGTCAATGTAGTAAAAAGTACTAGTTCAGTGAAGCTGAAGACTTTTAAGAAGATTCCTATGGAAGACAGACATAATATCCAGACACATACAAATTATTTGGCTATGCTG GAAGAAGTAAATTACATAAACACCTTCAGAAAAGGGGGACAGTTGTCACCAGTGTGCAATGGAGGCATCATGACACCACCGAAGAGCACCGAAAAACCACCAGGAAAACACTAA
- the CCNE2 gene encoding G1/S-specific cyclin-E2 isoform X2: MSRRSRLQAKQQPQPSQTESPQEVQIIQAKKRKTTQDVKKRREEVTKKHQYEIRRSAGRRLSLGGFYVPESYYSCRNCWPPVLSGGISPCIIIETPHKEIGTSDFSRFTNYRFKNLFINPSPLPDLSWGCSKEVWLNMLKKESRYVHEKHFEVLHSDLEPQMRSILLDWLLEVCEVYTLHRETFYLAQDFFDRFMLTQKDINKNMLQLIGITSLFIASKLEEIYAPKLQEFAYVTDGACSEEDILRMELIILKALKWELCPVTIISWLNLFLQVDALKDAPKVLLPQYSQETFIQIAQLLDLCILAIDSLEFQYRILTAAALCHFTSIEVVKKASGLEWDSISECVDWMVPFVNVVKSTSSVKLKTFKKIPMEDRHNIQTHTNYLAMLEEVNYINTFRKGGQLSPVCNGGIMTPPKSTEKPPGKH, from the exons ATGTCAAGACGAAG CCGTTTACAAGCTAAgcagcagccccagcccagccagaCGGAATCACCCCAAGAAGTCCAGATAATCCAGGCCAAGAAGAGGAAGACAACCCAG GatgtcaaaaaaagaagagaggaggtCACCAAGAAACATCAGTATGAAATTAGG AGGTCAGCAGGAAGGCGCTTATCTTTGGGTGGTTTCTATGTGCCCGAATCCTACTACAGCTGCAGA aATTGTTGGCCACCTGTATTATCTGGGGGGATCAGTCCTTGCATTATCATTGAAACACCTCACAAAGAAATAGGAACAAGTGATTTCTCCAGATTTAcaaattacagatttaaaaatctttttattaatcCTTCACCTTTGCCTGATTTAAG CTGGGGATGTTCAAAAGAAGTCTGGCTAAACATGTTAAAAAAGGAGAGCAGATATGTTcatgaaaaacattttgaagTTCTGCATTCTGACTTGGAACCACAGATGAGGTCCATACTTCTAGACTGGCTTTTAGAG GTATGTGAAGTATACACACTTCATAGGGAAACATTTTATCTTGCACAAGACTTTTTTGATAGATTTATGTTGACACAAaaggatataaataaaaatatgcttcaACTCATTGGAATTACCTCATTATTCATTGCTTCCAAACTTGAG GAAATCTACGCTCCTAAACTCCAAGAGTTTGCTTACGTCACTGATGGTGCTTGCAGTGAAGAGGATATCTTAAGGATGGAACTCATTATATTAAAg GCTTTAAAATGGGAACTTTGTCCTGTAACAATCATCTCCTGGCTAAATCTCTTTCTCCAAGTTGATGCTCTTAAAGATGCTCCTAAAGTTCTTCTACCTCAGTATTCTCAGGAAACATTCATTCAAATAGCTCAG CTTTTAGATCTGTGTATTCTAGCCATTGATTCATTAGAGTTCCAGTACAGAATACTGACTGCTGCTGCCTTGTGCCATTTTACCTCCATTGAAGTGGTTAAGAAAGCCTCAG GTTTGGAGTGGGACAGTATTTCAGAATGTGTAGATTGGATGGTACCTTTTGTCAATGTAGTAAAAAGTACTAGTTCAGTGAAGCTGAAGACTTTTAAGAAGATTCCTATGGAAGACAGACATAATATCCAGACACATACAAATTATTTGGCTATGCTG GAAGAAGTAAATTACATAAACACCTTCAGAAAAGGGGGACAGTTGTCACCAGTGTGCAATGGAGGCATCATGACACCACCGAAGAGCACCGAAAAACCACCAGGAAAACACTAA